The Cellvibrio polysaccharolyticus genomic interval TGCTGGTTTGGCTGGTGGTGTGTATGACCGGCCTGGTGGATTATTTTATTGGTGGATCGGTAGCCAACGCTGCACACGTGGGCGGTCTGGTTGCCGGTATGCTGTGGGCGTATGTCGTTACGCCACGCAATCGCACGAGGTAAAACAATGAATTTTCAGGATATGCTGAACGGCCTGACGCCGGATATTTACCAGCGTTTGAAGCTGGCCGTGGAGTTGGGAAAATGGCCGGATGGCAAGCGTTTGACCGCTGAACAGCGCGAGTTGTGTATGCAGGCGATGATTGCCTGGGAGCATAAAAATTTGCCACCCGAGCAGCACACCGGCTATATAGAACCGGAGCCGCACACCCATTGCGGCACTGATGATCACGACGATCATCACGAACCCAAACCGCTGAAGTGGTTGTAAGCGCCGGATAGCATTGCCCGGTTTTACAGTTTTCCCGCGACCTGTTCGCGATACTTTT includes:
- a CDS encoding YeaC family protein; the protein is MNFQDMLNGLTPDIYQRLKLAVELGKWPDGKRLTAEQRELCMQAMIAWEHKNLPPEQHTGYIEPEPHTHCGTDDHDDHHEPKPLKWL